The Marinomonas sp. CT5 genome contains the following window.
AATATACAGAAAATCTTAACTTTACTCTCAACCTAACCTTAGATCACTTACTAAACTTAGAAATACGACCGTACTCTATCCACTAACGACAACTGTATATAAAGTAGACAAAAACAGACATACAATGAGTAAGAATAATGAAAGATTTATTCACTAGAAACAGGACAATCCTATGAAAAAATTCTCAAAGTTGTTTTTACCCCTAGCATTAGTACTACCTCTTGCCGTACAGGCACAAACAGTTGAACTAACCACAATGAATTGGTCACCATTTTATGGAGAAAGTTTAAATAAAGGAGGCTTCATTACTGCCATTGTTCAAGAAGCACTTGTTGAATCTGGCTATGACAGCGAAATCGAATTTACTGGATGGCAAACAGCTCTAGACACGACAAAAATTGGCAAAAAAGATGCTCTAGTAGGTGCCTACTATTCTGAAGAACGAACAAAAGATTATCATTTCTCAATACCTATTTATACGGTTCTTATAGGTTTAATCAAAAAGCCAGATTTTCAACTGGATAATTACTCTTCATTCGAATCTATTGACCAATACAATATTGCAAAATTAAAAGGCTCTGTAATTGGCAAATCATTTGATAACTTTGCATTCACAAATCTAAGAGAATACCCAGAAGTGGCAGATGCTGTAAAAGCATTAAACTCTGGTGAAGTTCAGCTGTATGCAGATAATCTAGCTGTTGCAAAAGAGGCTGCTAAAGAAGAAGGAATTGATGGATCTCAACTGCAAATTCTTATGCCTCCGCTGGAAGAAAATGACTTATATCTATTGATTTCAAAATCGATTCCAAACGGTGAAGCAATACGCGACGCATTTAACAAAGGACTAATCTCACTCCAAGCATCTGGTCGCTATAACGAGATCTTAACAGAATTTAATCAACAATAAATTGACCGCTCCTCTGAAATGCAACTCTAACGCCATCATGCGGATCTGCTTTCAGAGGAATTACCTCAAAACTGAATATTTCCTTCCACTAAGCCTGCGTAACCCTCCCTTTATCCTGATTCATGCCATCTTGATATTGGAATCGCGCTGACGCGTTGAGCTTGCGAAACAGGCGCCAGCGAAACAATGCAAGATGACATTTCCTACAGACAAAAAACTCCATACGCACGAGGAAGCAATTCTATTACACCGCCAATACGAAAAAACCCCGCCCTGCTTGGCAGGACGGGGTTCTTTTCAATATAAAGCTTGACGACGACCTACTCTCACATGGGATCTCCCACACTACCATTGGCGATGGCGCTTTTCACTTCTGAGTTCGGGATGGGATCAGGTGGTTCAACGCCTCTATGATCGTCAANNNNNNNNNNNNNNNNNNNNNNNNNNNNNNNNNNNNNNNNNNNNNNNNNNNNNNNNNNNNNNNNNNNNNNNNNNNNNNNNNNNNNNNNNNNNNNNNNNNNAAACTCTTCAGTTAAAAAGTTTGCTTACTCAAAATCTATTACACTAACAATAACTTAATCGACTCACTGTCCCGAAGAACAACAAGCCAACATAAAGCGAATTGACGTGTTAGACGTTTCGCAAGACTTCAATTTTTTTGATCCCAAAAGGATCTTCTGAAGCCTCCAGCGAGCGCCCACACAAATTATCTGATTATCTATTTTAAAGAGCGTCTGACCCTTCGTTCAACGTCTTACCTTAGTAAGTGGCAAACTCTTGTTTGCTTCGTTGTCCGTGTCAGTGGGGGCGTATAATACCGTCTAAAACTTTTAGCGCAAGCACTTTTTTAAATAAAGTTAAATTAAATACAAGAAACATGTTTTCTGCACATTAATTGTTCAAGACGGCTAATTTTTACCCCCCACCTCTAGCAAAACAAAACTTCATTAACATTTTGTTGAACTACTATAAAACTGAAAAGCCCCCTAGTCGTTCAACTAGAGGGCTTTTACAACAAACAATTCCTTCTGGAGAAATTAACCTAACCACTTCCTCGCATTCTGGAACAAGCGTAACCATGGTGCTTGTTCTTTCCAGTCACTTGGGTGCCAGCTATGCTGAACCGTACGATAAACACGTTCAGGATGAGGCATCATAATAGTCACACGACCATCTTCAGAAGTTAACCCTGTGATCCCTTGTGCTGATCCATTTGGGTTAAATGGGTAACGCTCGGTCGCTTGACCATAGTTGTCCACATAACGCAACGCGATTTGAGCAGAAGATGTCAATGCCGCAATATCTTGCTCATCTCGGTATTCCGTTTGCCCCTCACCATGAGCCACAGCGATTGGCATACGAGAACCTTCCATACCAGCCAATAGGATAGAGTTCGACTTTTGAACTTCTACTTGCACAAGACGCGCTTCAAATTGCGCAGACTCATTACGAACAAATTTAGGCCAGTGATCTGTACCCGGAATAAGCTCATGCAAATTCGATAGCATCTGACAGCCATTACACACACCAAGCGTGAAAGTATCAGGACGGTTGAAAAAGACTTCAAACTGCTCACGAGCAATTGGATTAAAGAGGATAGACTTCGCCCAACCTTCACCAGCACCCAATACGTCACCGTAAGAGAAACCACCACAAGCCACCAAACCACTAAATTGATCTAGTGTTGTACGACCAGACAAGATATCACTCATGTGAACATCAACCGGTGTGAAACCGGCTTTATGGAAAGCAGCAGCCATTTCAACTTGACCATTTACACCCTGCTCACGTAATACAGCAATCTTAGGTTTATTGCCTTTATTAGCAAAAAGGGCAGCAATATCTTCATTAATATCAAAAGTTAGCTCTGCTGATAGACCAGGATCTTTCGCGTCTAACAAACTATCAAACTCTTGCTGTGCGGATTCTGGATTATCACGTAAAGCCTGAATACGATAACTAGCCTCAGACCAAATTCGCTGCCAATTGATGCGCGATTCTTCAAGAATCACTTCACTTGCAAATCGAACACGGATGCTATCGTCACCCGATAAGGTAGCAATCGGAGTCACCGTGACACCCGCATTCGCATAAGCGGAAATCACCTCAGTCACATCGGATTCATTCACCTGAACCACTGCACCTAATTCTTCGTTGAATAAAGCAGGAGCCACTTGCATACGATTGATAATAGTTTCATCCAGATCAATGTCCAATCCTAGATGACTAGCGAATGACATTTCAACCAAAGTCGCAAACACACCACCATCAGAACGGTCATGGTAAGCCAACAATTTACCTTCCGCATTAAGCGCTTGTGTCGTATCGAAGAAGCCAGCCAAGACAGCCGCATCATCCACATCAGGCGCCTGCTGACCCAACTTATTGTAAACCTGAGCAATAACAGAACCGCCTAGACGGTTTTTACCCGCACCCAAATCGATTAACAACAAACGCGTATCCGCTTTATTTTGTAGTTCAGGTGTCAGTGTTTTACGAACATCTGTGACTGGCGCAAAAGCAGAGATCACCAAAGAAAGTGGAGAAGTGACGGCTTTTTCCTTGCCATCTTCTTTCCATACAGTCTTCATCGACATGGAATCTTTACCCACTGGAATAGCAATATCCAACGCAGGACACAACTCCATACCAACTGCTTTTACTGTTTGATAAAGTTTTTCATCTTCACCTTCATGACCCGCCGCTGCCATCCAGTTTGCTGATAGCTTAATGTGCTTACGCTTAGTAATGTGCGCAGCCGCTAAGTTAGTCAATGCCTCACCTACTGCCATACGACCAGAGGCAGGTGCATCAAGCAAAGCAACTGGGGTGCGTTCGCCCATTGTCATAGCTTCGCCAGTATAACTTTCTAAAGAAGAGGTTGTAACCGCCACATCCGCTACAGGTACCTGCCATGGCCCCACCATTTGATCACGAGCCACCATACCAGTAATCGAACGGTCGCCAATGGTGATCAAGAAGTTTTTGCTTGCCACAGTTGGCAAGCTTAAGACACGCTTTGCTGCATCAGCAAGATCCACATCAATTGCAGTAAAATCATCACCTGCAATCACTGCTTTTTTGGCTTCACGATGCATTTTTGGTGGCTTGCCGAACAAGACAGACATTGGCAAATCAACAGGTTTGTTATCAAAATGCTCATCGGCTACTTGCAGGTGCATTTCTTCTTTTGCATCACCGACAATAGCGAAAGGACAACGTTCGCGCTCACAAATTGCGGTAAACTCTTCAATACGATCAGGAGAAACCGCCATAACATAACGCTCTTGCGATTCGTTACACCAGATTTCCAGTGGTGACATACCCGGTTCATCATTCAGAACCTTGCGCAAATCAAAGTTACCACCGCGCTCGCCATCTTTTACCAATTCAGGCAAGGCGTTAGACAAACCACCAGCACCCACATCGTGAATGAAGCTGATTGGGTTTTTATCGCCAAGCTGCCAACAACGGTCAATCACTTCCTGACAACGACGCTCCATTTCTGGATTGCCACGCTGTACAGAAGCAAAATCGAGATCTTCGTTACCATCGGCAGACGCCATAGAAGATGCCGCACCACCACCAAGACCGATCAACATCGCAGGGCCACCCAGTACAATTAACTTAGCGCCAACTTTGATCTCTTGTTTTTCAACATGCTCACGACGAATATTACCGATACCGCCCGCCAACATGATTGGCTTGTGATAACCACGTACTTCTTCTTGAGACGCACCTTGGATGCTTTGTTCATAAGTACGGAAATAACCTAATAGGTTTGGACGACCGAACTCATTGTTAAATGCGGCACCACCAATAGGACCTTCGATCATAATATCCAAAGGCGTTACGATACGAGATGGTTTGCCATAGTAGCTCTCCCAAGGTTGTTCAAAACCTGGGATCTTAAGATCCGACACCGTATATCCACTCAACCCTGCCTTTGGTTTTGAGCCAACACCTGTCGCACCCTCATCACGAATCTCACCACCAGAGCCCGTAGCCGCACCAGAGAAGGGTGAAATGGCCGTTGGGTGGTTGTGAGTTTCCACTTTCATCAAAATATCGATGTTTTCATGGCTAAAGTCGTATTCACGAGTATCTGAAGATGGGAAAAAGCGCCCACCAAAGTGACCTTCCATTACCGCCGCATTGTCTTTATAAGCAGACAAAGTGCCATCAGGGTTATGTTCGTGGGTGTTCTTGATCATTTTGAACAAAGAGCGCTCTTGCTCTTCGCCATCAATAGTCCAAGACGCATTAAAAATTTTGTGACGACAATGCTCTGAGTTTGCTTGCGCAAACATCATCAATTCTACGTCAATTGGGTTACGACCTAATTCGAGGAAAGACTCAACAAGATAATCAATTTCGTCTTCTGCAAGCGCAAGACCTAGCGTTTGGTTTGCCTCAACCAACGCTGCTCGACCACCGCCTAACACATCGACACTGGTCATTGGTGCAGGCTCAGCATGAGAAAACATGTCAGAGGCGTCACTCAATGCCGGAAGCACGCTTTCTGTCATACGGTCATGCAACATAGCAGACAACAGGTCTAGCTCTTCAAGCGTTAGCGCTTGCGAACTATGAATAAAATATTCGACACCACGTTCTACGCGGGATACGGCCGCAAGGCCACAATTATGAAGAATATCGGTTGCTTTCGATGACCAAGGTGAAATCGTTCCTAAACGAGGAACCACTAAAACACTTTGATCAGATGAACTGACTTGGGAGGATTTAGGACCGTAGGCCAAAGCACGTTGAAGAACAGCGTCCTGCTCAGTTGTAAGTGTTTGATTATCGACCAACTCCACAAAATGGAGAAATTGAGCATCCACATCAGTTACCGATGGAACAGATGCTTGCATATTGGCTAATAACTTTGCCTTACGAAACGCTGATAGGGCTGCGGAACCATGCAGAGTTAGCATGTTGAGTATTGCCTCACTTGGTAGTTTTGGGGAAATGGTGCGGGTATTTTAAATCAATGAAGCAAATAGTGGCTAGCAGAGTATGAAATTTCTACACAAAATGACGAAATTAATCGTCTAAATCGCGTTTTTCGCCTGCTCCTTGAGCTGCTTTTTTTGTTTACGACGGTATTGGAAGAATTGAGTAAGCTGAATTGAAGCCGTTTCTGCTAAGACACCAGACTCGACTTTGACCTTATGATTCAAAAATGGTGCTTGAAAAAACTGTCCCTGACTTTCTGCCACCCCACTTTTAGGCTCCGTTGCCGCATAAACCACTCTTTCTATACGCGCATGAACCATAGCACCTGCACACATAGAGCAAGGTTCGAGTGTCACATACAAGGTTGCACCAGGGAGTCGATAGTTATTCATCTTTTTACAAGCCATGCGAATAGCCTGTATTTCTGCATGAGCAGTAGGATCACATAGTGAGATTGGCGAATTGTAGCCTTCACCGATAATTTCATCATTGAGAACGACGATCGCGCCAACTGGAATTTCATTTTCTGATGCCGCTTTTGCTGCCAGCTCCAGCGCACACTTCATCCAATCTTGATCTTTCATTCTTAATTTACCTCAAAACAGCCACATTGCATTTAGTACACGATCCGCTCTACACTGGGCATTAGCGCTGAAATAAACATAAGGAGACTTATTCATGCGTACCGTAGCCGATTTGATGATTACGAATTTAATTACATTGAAAGAAAACGACTCTTTAGCGAAAGCCAAAGCACTAATGAATGATAAAAACATTCGCAACCTACCTATCGTAAATGATGAAGGCGAATGTATCGGCTTACTCACACAACGAGAGTATTTACGTCATGCCTTTTATCTTGTCAGCCAATTTGGAACCCAGCAACTAAGCCATAAAGAAGAACAAACACCCGTTGCAAAAGCAATGAACACCGACATTCTAACCATTACACCCAGCACAGACTTAGATGTGGCGGCAGAATTCTTCATCGAAAATAAATATGGATGCCTACCGGTCACTCAGGACAACAAGCTCATCGGTATTTTAACACCTGTCGACTTTGTCAAACTTGCCCATAAAATGCTAACAGAATCAGCGTAAACTAAGCACTCTCGAGCGGCGGATTAGAAACAGAGGATGCAACTTGCGCCTCTTTTTCTAGACAAACATCCATCGCCTGCACTCCAAAATCTGTAGTGGACAAATAAAAGCTGACAGACTGGCCTTTTCTTAAAGTCTTATGGCCATCACAAGCAATAGATTTATAGTGAACGAACACGTCACTCTCACCTTCTCGCTGAATAAACCCAACACCTTTCGCGTCGTTAAACCACTTAACTTTGCCACTCAATCTTTCCATTACCATCTCGCCTCTTTTTTATTTTTATTAAGTAAGCGTAAGGTAAGAAGTCAAAATAGACTTCTTACCTTATGTTTTTAAAGCACGTTTTTACAAAGATTCGATGCTGATCTTTTGCTCTTCCAGTTTACTCACTGTTAATTGCAAGTCATCACACTTAGCACGCTCTTTCTCAACCACCGCCGCTGGTGCTTTTGCAACAAAGCTGTCATTAGAAAGCTTACCTTGTATACGCTGCAAATCTTTTGACGCTTTATCAATTTCTTTTTGCAAGCGCGCAAGCTCAGCCTCTTTATCAATCAAACCCGCCATTGGAACAAGCACTTCCATATCACCCACTAACGCGGTAGCAGACATTGGCGCTTCATCACCGGAATTCAACCAAGTTACAGTGTCTAATTTAGCCAAGGTTTGCAAGAAAGTTAAATTTGCCTCCAAACGTGCTTTATCTTGATCTGAGCCATTGCGGAACAAAACCGTCAGTGGCTTAGAAGGAGAAATATTCATTTCACCACGAATATTACGAACTCCTTCAATAACGCCTTTTAACCATTCCACATCCGCTTCGGCTTGCGCGTCTTTTTTCTCATCATTAGCCATTGGGTATTCACCCATCATGACTGTTTCACCTTCGATACCAGCAAGTGGAGCAACACGCTGCCAAATCTCTTCAGTCAAGAAAGGCATCATCGGATGGGCAAGGCGAAGAAAGGCTTCCAACACACGAACCAAGGTGCGACGAGTACCCGTCAATTGTGCAGCCGTCGCATTTTCATCCCACAATACAGGCTTAGACAATTCCAAATACCAGTCACAGTATTCGTGCCACATAAATTCATATAAGGCTTGGGATGCCAAATCAAAGCGGTGCGTATCAAAAGCGCGATTAACGGCTTCTTCAGCATGTTGCAAACGTGAAATAATCCATTTATCGGCAAGAGACAGTTCCACCTCAGCACCATTTTGACCACAGTCCTGATCTTCTGTGTTCATCAAAACATAGCGAGTTGCATTCCAGATTTTGTTACAGAAGTTACGGTAACCTTCAAGACGATTAAGATCGAATTTAATATCGCGGCCACCGGATGCCAAGGAACAAAGCGTAAAACGCAGAGCATCTGTACCATAGGCTTGAATGCCTTCAGGATAAGTTTCACGCGTATTCTTTTCGACTTTTTCAGCCAAGCGTGGTTGCATCATGCCGTATGTACGCTTCGCAACCAAAGATTCAATATCAATACCATTAATCAAGTCCAATGGATCAATAACATTCCCTTTAGACTTAGACATTTTATCGCCGCGCTCATCACGAATTAGGCCGGTGATGTAAACGGTTTTGAACGGCACTTTATTGGTAAACTTCAGCGTCATCATGATCATTCTAGCGACCCAGAAGAAGATGATATCGAAGCCAGTTACCAAAACATCCGACTCACTAAACTCCTTAAAGTCTTGTGTTTCTTCAGGCCAACCTTGGGTTGCAAACGTCCAAAGCGCAGATGAGAACCAAGTGTCTAAAACGTCTTCATCTTGAGTCAATTCGACATCGGCCGCCAAGCCGTATTTAGCACGAACTTCCTCTTCATTTTTACCAACGTAGTGTTTGCCTTCCGCATCGTACCAAGCAGGGATTTGATGCCCCCACCAAAGCTGACGAGAAATACACCAATCTTGTAGGTCACGCATCCAAGCAAAATACGTGTTTTCCCACTGTTTAGGGACAAACTGAATATCGCCGTTTTCAACGGCTTCTATCGCTGGCTTCGCCAATGACTCAACCGCCACATACCACTGCTGTGTTAGGTATGGTTCGATGACGGTATTACCGCGTTCGCCTCGTGGCACTTTTAGTTTGTGATCAACCACTTTCTCTAACAAGCCAAGCGCATCAAAATCGGCAACTACTGCTTTACGAGCGTCGAAACGATCCATGCCACGGTATTTTTCTGGTGCTACGTCATTAATCGCCGCATCATCAGTGAAAATATTAATTAATGGCATGTCGTGGCGCTTACCCACTTCATAGTCATTAAAATCGTGAGCCGGTGTGATTTTCACGCAGCCAGTACCAAATTCTTTATCTACATATTCGTCAGCAACGATAGGAATACGACGTCCGACCAATGGCAATTCAACAAACTTACCAACAAGATCCTTGAAACGCTCATCATCGAAGGCAACCGCTACCGCCGCATCACCAAACATAGTT
Protein-coding sequences here:
- a CDS encoding transporter substrate-binding domain-containing protein: MKKFSKLFLPLALVLPLAVQAQTVELTTMNWSPFYGESLNKGGFITAIVQEALVESGYDSEIEFTGWQTALDTTKIGKKDALVGAYYSEERTKDYHFSIPIYTVLIGLIKKPDFQLDNYSSFESIDQYNIAKLKGSVIGKSFDNFAFTNLREYPEVADAVKALNSGEVQLYADNLAVAKEAAKEEGIDGSQLQILMPPLEENDLYLLISKSIPNGEAIRDAFNKGLISLQASGRYNEILTEFNQQ
- the purL gene encoding phosphoribosylformylglycinamidine synthase; the protein is MLTLHGSAALSAFRKAKLLANMQASVPSVTDVDAQFLHFVELVDNQTLTTEQDAVLQRALAYGPKSSQVSSSDQSVLVVPRLGTISPWSSKATDILHNCGLAAVSRVERGVEYFIHSSQALTLEELDLLSAMLHDRMTESVLPALSDASDMFSHAEPAPMTSVDVLGGGRAALVEANQTLGLALAEDEIDYLVESFLELGRNPIDVELMMFAQANSEHCRHKIFNASWTIDGEEQERSLFKMIKNTHEHNPDGTLSAYKDNAAVMEGHFGGRFFPSSDTREYDFSHENIDILMKVETHNHPTAISPFSGAATGSGGEIRDEGATGVGSKPKAGLSGYTVSDLKIPGFEQPWESYYGKPSRIVTPLDIMIEGPIGGAAFNNEFGRPNLLGYFRTYEQSIQGASQEEVRGYHKPIMLAGGIGNIRREHVEKQEIKVGAKLIVLGGPAMLIGLGGGAASSMASADGNEDLDFASVQRGNPEMERRCQEVIDRCWQLGDKNPISFIHDVGAGGLSNALPELVKDGERGGNFDLRKVLNDEPGMSPLEIWCNESQERYVMAVSPDRIEEFTAICERERCPFAIVGDAKEEMHLQVADEHFDNKPVDLPMSVLFGKPPKMHREAKKAVIAGDDFTAIDVDLADAAKRVLSLPTVASKNFLITIGDRSITGMVARDQMVGPWQVPVADVAVTTSSLESYTGEAMTMGERTPVALLDAPASGRMAVGEALTNLAAAHITKRKHIKLSANWMAAAGHEGEDEKLYQTVKAVGMELCPALDIAIPVGKDSMSMKTVWKEDGKEKAVTSPLSLVISAFAPVTDVRKTLTPELQNKADTRLLLIDLGAGKNRLGGSVIAQVYNKLGQQAPDVDDAAVLAGFFDTTQALNAEGKLLAYHDRSDGGVFATLVEMSFASHLGLDIDLDETIINRMQVAPALFNEELGAVVQVNESDVTEVISAYANAGVTVTPIATLSGDDSIRVRFASEVILEESRINWQRIWSEASYRIQALRDNPESAQQEFDSLLDAKDPGLSAELTFDINEDIAALFANKGNKPKIAVLREQGVNGQVEMAAAFHKAGFTPVDVHMSDILSGRTTLDQFSGLVACGGFSYGDVLGAGEGWAKSILFNPIAREQFEVFFNRPDTFTLGVCNGCQMLSNLHELIPGTDHWPKFVRNESAQFEARLVQVEVQKSNSILLAGMEGSRMPIAVAHGEGQTEYRDEQDIAALTSSAQIALRYVDNYGQATERYPFNPNGSAQGITGLTSEDGRVTIMMPHPERVYRTVQHSWHPSDWKEQAPWLRLFQNARKWLG
- the tadA gene encoding tRNA adenosine(34) deaminase TadA, coding for MKDQDWMKCALELAAKAASENEIPVGAIVVLNDEIIGEGYNSPISLCDPTAHAEIQAIRMACKKMNNYRLPGATLYVTLEPCSMCAGAMVHARIERVVYAATEPKSGVAESQGQFFQAPFLNHKVKVESGVLAETASIQLTQFFQYRRKQKKQLKEQAKNAI
- a CDS encoding CBS domain-containing protein produces the protein MRTVADLMITNLITLKENDSLAKAKALMNDKNIRNLPIVNDEGECIGLLTQREYLRHAFYLVSQFGTQQLSHKEEQTPVAKAMNTDILTITPSTDLDVAAEFFIENKYGCLPVTQDNKLIGILTPVDFVKLAHKMLTESA
- a CDS encoding cold shock domain-containing protein, whose protein sequence is MVMERLSGKVKWFNDAKGVGFIQREGESDVFVHYKSIACDGHKTLRKGQSVSFYLSTTDFGVQAMDVCLEKEAQVASSVSNPPLESA
- a CDS encoding valine--tRNA ligase, encoding MEKTYQPQSIEQPIYKRWEEGGYFSPQGNGSPFSIMIPPPNVTGSLHMGHAFQHTLMDAMIRRERMKGSRTLWQPGSDHAGIATQMVVERQLAAQNITRHDLGREKFLEKVWEWKGQSGGTISDQMRVLGDSVAWDKERFTMDPGMSAAVQEVFVRLFDEGIIYRGQRLVNWDPVLHTAISDLEVISEEENGFMWYCRYPLADGVKTADGKDHIVVATTRPETMFGDAAVAVAFDDERFKDLVGKFVELPLVGRRIPIVADEYVDKEFGTGCVKITPAHDFNDYEVGKRHDMPLINIFTDDAAINDVAPEKYRGMDRFDARKAVVADFDALGLLEKVVDHKLKVPRGERGNTVIEPYLTQQWYVAVESLAKPAIEAVENGDIQFVPKQWENTYFAWMRDLQDWCISRQLWWGHQIPAWYDAEGKHYVGKNEEEVRAKYGLAADVELTQDEDVLDTWFSSALWTFATQGWPEETQDFKEFSESDVLVTGFDIIFFWVARMIMMTLKFTNKVPFKTVYITGLIRDERGDKMSKSKGNVIDPLDLINGIDIESLVAKRTYGMMQPRLAEKVEKNTRETYPEGIQAYGTDALRFTLCSLASGGRDIKFDLNRLEGYRNFCNKIWNATRYVLMNTEDQDCGQNGAEVELSLADKWIISRLQHAEEAVNRAFDTHRFDLASQALYEFMWHEYCDWYLELSKPVLWDENATAAQLTGTRRTLVRVLEAFLRLAHPMMPFLTEEIWQRVAPLAGIEGETVMMGEYPMANDEKKDAQAEADVEWLKGVIEGVRNIRGEMNISPSKPLTVLFRNGSDQDKARLEANLTFLQTLAKLDTVTWLNSGDEAPMSATALVGDMEVLVPMAGLIDKEAELARLQKEIDKASKDLQRIQGKLSNDSFVAKAPAAVVEKERAKCDDLQLTVSKLEEQKISIESL